gaccaggctaatagTAAGCCTATACAGCAGATGGTGAAAGTGTCCCCATATGAGCAAATGAACATTAGGGAAGTCACTGTGGCATGGTTTGTTTGGTGTTGTTTTAAAGACACGTTTTAAACATAAAACAGATGTGAGAAAGGTAGGAGGAGTAAcctgagaaagagagcaatagagatgAGCAGTGGGAGTGGACTAGGCTGCGTCAACAGGAAGTGACATTACACTAGGGAGGAGGAAGGTGGTcggtaaagagagagagcgttGTAAAGCTTTGCTCTCGCCGTTAGTAAACATGCCAAGTGAAGACAGGCATTGAAGATATGACTGGAGGACCGCACAACCTTATGACACCCCAAATCCAGGATCAAGGAGGACTCATTTGCTACATTTGCCTATGTGGCCTAAAATCAGTACATAAATAACATGAAACAATATAGGTTACTTTCTTTAAATGCCTTTGCTCTTACAAACTAGTGGACATTACCGGTGATAACGAATGCATGCAACATGTTATAAGACtggatttttttttgggggggggggggggggggggtaggtttcCTTCAACAAGCCAAAAGGTGACCCCAAGAGGTCAGCAGGGGTCGTACCCCCAGCCTCTAGGTCTATTCTAGCTACAGTTAGTGGTAGTGcatttctcactcagtcagtcttgacatacatacacaatccatatattaagtgtcagtcagtcagtcaatggaGGAACATATTAAATAAGCAGGGAACAGAGGATGTTGCTCTAGCATACCAGCTGTATGACCTCCTGATTAGTATTATACATCTGCATGCAGAATCTAACCAATTGATCTAAAACGCCAAATTATAACCCCACCTaggtatcttaagatgaatgcactaactgtaagtcgctctggataagagagtctgctaaatgactaaaataaaaatgtaaaatgtaaaattaAGGGGCTGGGATTTTAGTCCCATAACCCATACTCTGATACAGTAAAACCAGGGCGTTCGAATCTAAATGATCTAGCTGTTATCGTCAAACGCCGAATGACATTAGGAATGAATGATCGTGTCAATCCCACGTTTGTTCTCAGTCATATTGGGCCGTACCAGCGTGAGTGGATTGAGTTAAATAGCGTTACATATGGAGTATATCTAAATAAAATACAtatctaacgtgtgtgtgtgtgtgtgtgtgtgtgtgtgtgtgtgtgtgtgtgtgtgtgtgtgtgtgtgtgtgtgtgtctgactgcttGAGAGTTTTCCTAACAGCTATCCAATTGCTACTCAAAATCGCGTAGAACTAGGACAATTACTTCTGTAGTGCGGTCAAGACAACTTCGAAATCTAGTCGTCCATTTCTAAACAGCgatagagcagagaggaggaggggccaGCGGTTAGCTGCCTGTCACTCACCGTCTTGGTGCACACGCATGGCGGACGCCGTGATGTCAGTAGTCACGTTGAAGTAGGGCAACCACAGGTCCTGATGGTTACATAGAccacacattccatatgaattgGAATAAGGAACGTTCAGAGGGATATATATTATGTAGAACAAATATGCCTCTCCAAAATGTGGAGTAGGTATCAACGTCAGCTCTATTCAAGACATCTCTATCTGCAACTGTTCACAAGGTTTGCCGACTGAACCTAGCCCAGTTTCCTTCACAGACAGACATCTCTAGTAGCACTGACAGACAGTGTGACCTCTCACCTCAGCCTGCTTGTCCTGGAACACTTTGGAGATGCTGGTGTTGAAGGCGGCACCGGTGAACATTGAGGTGATGGGATAGGTCAGGTCAAGGATGGTTTTGAATACGGAGTTCATCgcctgtagggagggagggaaggaggttaATAATGAGCGTGTCTGATGTCGACATTTCAGTCGGAACCGCACAGAATCACTGATCCACACTGATCCACAAATCAACACGAGTGATTCTGTGTCTCGCCGTGCTCAAACTGATCCCCTCTAATACACTACATGTCACCTGACAAAGGAATGTGCCAAATAGGAACAAGAGAAGTGCATGATGGTATAGCGGAGGGAGGATCAGACCTTGGACCACTCGCGGGCTCTCTGCTTGGTGCGCACCGCACTCCTCTCCTCGGCGTACAGCGCCCCGATGAACGACCCGATGGACGTCCCGCCCACGATGTCGATGGGAATCCCTGCCTCCTCCATGGCCTTGATCACTCCCACGTGGGAGCAGCCTCTGCAAGAgtgacagagacaacaaccaaTCAGAGAGAGTAGGAAACGCACTCTGTTTGAGGACTGCATTTCTTCCACTTCTTTCATTAATTTGAAAAGATCCGAAAGAACCTGACTAATTCGAGTCTACAGATACCCTGAAGGACATTAATGTTACAAGAAATCTTAATAATAATCAACAGAAGACTGGACTTCTCATGCAAAGAGCTGTGGTCCCATGACTGTCATTGAAAACATGCATTTGATGATGTGGAGTAAAGCATGTACTACTTGATCATCTACAATCGAGAGTCTAGCACAAAAGAGAGTCCACTGACCTGGCACCTCCTCCTCCCAGCACCAGAGCGATGCTGTTCCCAGTCAGTACCCGGGCCAGCCGAGAGAAATCACTGTGTCTGTCCGCTGTCTTCTCACACACCTTCTCATACACCTCCCTctgcccgcacacacacacacacacacacacacacacacacgcacacacgttgATTTCAGATGATAATCTGAGCAATTTGTAGGCTTCCATGCGCTAGACACAAGAGCTTGTCCAACCATTCAGACTTGGGCCTGGTTAGCGACAGTTGCTATCCACCGAAGCGCTGTAAGTGGTTGGTAAGCTTGTCAATGGATCATTTCCCCAAGACGACCTGGGATTCCTAAAGCCTTTGTAGCTAAAGCACTATGTTATTTCTCTTGAAAACCAAAACTCGTCTTATTCGTAGAACAGCAAAGGGCTTCATTTTGAGCCGTCACTCAGTGCAagagaaaacaaaaaaatatatagattggACGAAGAGGACATGCTCAACAGGCTATTAAAGTATCCATAAAACCTTTTCTTGCAAACAGACTAGCCTCCTCTCTTACCACATCGTCAGAGCTCTCTTTACAACCGTCCTCATCCTCAATCTAACGGAGGAACACAATCAGATGTGTGCAAAGGTCTGTGTGTAAcgaatgaaagaaaagcacaacaaaaaaaacaaacgaAAGTTAGAAAGAGAAGTCATGGCATCTCCCCAGGGAGTCGCACCAGTTTTGAGGGGCTGCGCCGTGAGAAGACCCGGCGGGGGCAGCGGAGGTGGAGGTGTCCGGAGCACCAGCTCCTCATGTTGAGCCACTCTACGGTCCTGGAGGGCCCCGAGCCGTCCTCTTTATGGAGCAGCACAAGCTGTTTCAGAGCCCTCACCGCAGTGTTCTCCAACATCTGCTCtaactagagacagagagacagagagagaggcatggttaGATACAGTCCTAAGGATAAGATGCAGTCATAACtagactgtttaaaaaaaaaaatctctacaAATAAGCTTAAATATGAGGTTCATGTATAATTTCACAACAAAAGTTTTAAATTGAACAAATAAATGTAACGAGGCAGCTTGTAAGTAGAGTAGCTTCATAGGTCAACCAATCCTCCAAACATTGAGCCCAAATCAACCTCCAGCTCTTCACCCCATCCCTCCTACCTGTCCCAGTGCAGGTTCCTGTTCCCCCAGGCCCACGATGAGGATGCAGTCAGCCTGTCTGATGCAGCGCTGGGTCCAGGGAGTCatactgctgtctgtctggtacaGGACTATCCTGTTGATGTCCTCCTGCtgggccagccagccagacagacggTACTCGTGGATACTGTTGCGAGGGGAGAACGAGAGTTTAGAACAACCAACTGGTATGGAtactgcagagggagagaggaagaagagaggataaAAAACAGACCTATCCAGAGCGGAGGCCCCCAGTCGCTCTCTGATTATGTCACTGGTCAGCAGCAGGGTAGGTCCTACACGTCAAGGACAAATAGAAATGTGTCTAATATttcagagagaataatttatGTATATAAAATGTAATATCACGTTCGCTCAATGTAATAACTTAGTTAAGGAACAGAATAGAACAACTTTATTGTCCACAGAATCTACTCACATTAGGCAGATGTAACTATTGACTAATATGAAACAAGACATTCAAGTCATAGTAAGGTTTGATTGACAGTTGCTTTGCTAGTCTCTAGAGGCGTGTACCTATGGCGCTGAGGGCGTGGCTGAGCTCCAGGTTGAAGGCGTTGATTGGCACCTCGTCACAGATGGGCAGTACGGCCACAGTGGACAGGTTACTGGCCGGGTTGGTGACGTCAGGGCTGGACGCTACGCTGGACAGGCCGAGGGCAGAACCTGGAGAAGtacggggtgagagagagagagagtgtaatacATGGCTTTATCTAGAGGACAAAGAGGGCAAGTGTGTGTATGCATACAGTACAtgcctgtgtacacacacacacctgagaatGGTCCTCGGGCCTGTTGCAGGTTCCCCAGGATCTTCTGTCCCAGCAGGTGGATCAACCTGGTGACCACCTGTGGGTACCTCCTCTTGATGTTGTTGAGCGTTCCCTCTGGGAGCTTGACcagctctgtgtctctgaccGCGTGGACCGTGGTGGCTCTGGGCTGTCGGGTCAGAGCCTCAACCTGGGGAAAACAGGAGGAGATCATGAGAGCTCCAAAAAcaatgggatttaaaaaaaggtATAGTGTCCCCAATGATCTAATACAACCCAaacatacactatacacacacacaggtctaatATAAATACATGAGGTTGACTTTATTCTGAATATTAGCTTTATAAACTAATATAGTGACAACATATTCTGCCTTTACATAGAAGACCAGAACGATGAGAGCTGTAGAAATGGGCCAAAGTCTCACCACTCCTATGAGGTCTCCTCGACCGTACTCTCCTACCAGCTCCTTCTTCCCGTTAGCTTTACGTATAACAGAACGCAGACGTCCGTTCAGAACTATGTAGGTGCAGTCCGACTGGTCTTCCTGCCTGGAGAtatgaggagaggaggtggaggacagTCTGTTCTTATTACAATGAAAACTGAACTAACACACCAATACAGATTTTCTGGTCAAATTAAAAATACCGTCATAAGAGAAGATTTGTCCAGATACCTATAGAGGGCTCTGCCGGCCTCCACAGCCATCCAGTCTATGGCGAAGTCCATCTGTCTGACGAAGGGGGACATTCGGATGGCTACGGTGTGGGCTGCACTCAGAACCACACTGGGCTGTTCCCTCATGATCCTAAAGACAGGGGGCAGCACAGAGCACACCAGATCAGGAAAAACACACAGGCAGTGTCTCCGGGGAGAGTTAGTCACTATGCTTAAATATCACAGGAACTGATAAACAAAGCTAGGGTTAGAAGTGTTTGTCACTTTCGAACCACTTCCGTCTTTTCTACCATGACCAGATAGACAGTAATAACCAGCATCTTATCAACAGTGAGACAGTTGTGACATAGAACAAGAAACATGTCTGGAACTGAAGCCAACCTACTTGTAACAGATGGTGTAATAGTCAACAGTCAGTGACTACGGGTATATTTCAATTTCATGTAATCATCCAACATCCTGCATTTCTCTACTTCTAAACCAGAGTTAGGCTTAAACTAAATGGTCCAGCTTAATGCCCAGACTGTGAACGATACCCCTTTCACACAGAAGGGTTTAGCCCAGGGGTAggaaaccctgttcctggagtgccacGGGTACAGCAGGATGTTGTTCCAACTAGACACCacaccaactgagctaattgatcagttcagcgCCTAAATTCAACACAGCTGGTCTTCCAGGTCGGTTAAATCAAAAACAGGAAGTGCCTGCAGCGCTCCAGGACCaggcctaccccccccccccctgctttagTCTATCTCTAGTCTGGTCTCTACTAGACACCCACTCGTAGAAGTCAGACTTGGAGATCTTGAGGAAGGTGCAGTCTCTGTTGGCCTTGATGGTGAAGATGAGGGGTTCTCCAGTCAACACAGCCAGCTGGCCCACCATCTCACCCGGCTGGGTGACAAACAGACACACCGCATCCTGCTTGTCGATCATCCGCTGGTACACGTGGAGGCAGCCAGACAGGACAAAGTGGAGACTCACAtcctgagaggagaagagggagttCAGATTTCAGGTctcatgttttgtttttgtgtgtttagaGGGATTGAAGAGAGGCaagtagaggagggggtaaggagCTGGGTAGGGGAGAATAAAGTATGGGAAAGAGAGGGATTTGGAGGGGAAAGATGTCAAGGAAAACATTAAGGGATGATAGGAATCTGTGATATCAAAAATCTATAATGTTTTGAAGACTTCTCCCTCATAAAATTGGGGGATTAAACAGTCAGGTTGGCATGTGTTGTCATGACGATGTAGActattttgactttgcagctggcccatctagtggaaatcgctcagttctgcctccatgGCAAGATGACAAATGTCAACCTGCATTCAAACAGAGGAGAGGACCTCTCCAAGCCTCAGTAAAGTACCTGGTCTCCTTGTCTAGCCAGCACAGTTCCTGCCTTGGCGTGGTGCAGAGTCACTCTCCCATTCAGCAGAGTGGGGTCCTGGCAGAAGAAGGAAAAGAacagaacgagagaaagaaagagtgagacagcgatagagggagggaatgaggaaaCGCTCTTGGTGGTGAAACAACGCCTGGATTCCCCTTTTGCTCTCCTGGGCTGCAAATCAAGAGGGTTGGCAAATATATGGACGGAGACAGAACTTTCAATATCGTACATTTCAGATGCTCGGTGCCAACCATAACAGTAGATTGTGAAATGCAACTGTAAGAAGCTTAGATAAAAGGAGTCAAAGGGAGAAAGTACTGGTTGATGTCCAGTAAGGAGACATGTTTTGAAAAGGGGAGGTActacttgtccaataagaacactTTGGCCTTTGCATTTCAAAATATCTTGTCTAGAGATGGTACATTAGCTCAAAGGACAAAGTAACTTGGTGACAGTTTTTTTTAACACAATAATCTGGTAAATGCCACATGATTACATTGTTACTTGAGTCATGGTTACATAGATAGCAACCATCTACTGACCATGTACTAAGGTTACTAAGCAGTAGTTAGTACTAACCTCTATCCTCATGAGTTTGAGGAGCTCCTTCAGGGCCTCCTCGAACAGGGCAGGGCTGGGGCGACCGGGGACGGGTCCTGGTCCTGGTGAGAACTGGTTGTCCGGACCCCCCTCCTCCTCGGGGTACAGGTACACCCCCGACGGCACCTCGTCTACGGTCACCCTCCTCTCCCGCTGGTCCTGggaaagaaacagaaaacatggAGGGACACGAATGTCAATTACAGTACACTGTGCCTGGTCTACTTTGAAGTGCAGATCTGTGATGTACAAAGATAAGAGTTAGTGGTCTACTTTGAAGTGCAAATGTGTATTTTAGTGCACTAGGTTGACTGTTAGTGAATAGATAAACTGTTGAATTACTAAAAAATgtctgttttgatttgatttaaaatgtaAATACATATTCTGAGATGTCACTAATATtcaaccttgtgtgtgtgtgtgtgtgtgtgtgtgtgtgtgtgaacacgcGTATATACTGACCCGTGAATAGGTGGGTGGTGTGTTGCCGTCCTCAGCGGAAACTGAGATCCGTCCCCTCTCGTAGGCCATATCGAAATCAGACCGCAGATTCTTCTGCATGCCTTTgtgtagacaccacacacaccacagaaatTATGTTAACACAAATGCGTGTAAACGCCACAGTCAACAGTCTGAGAAGCAACAGAGGTAAGTTACATACTAGGACCATAAAGCACACTAATGTCAAATGTCAAGTCAGGTCACTAACATGCAGTAAAAACTGGACTGAAGTCACAGAGCTGAAGTTACATACTAAGAATGCAGATgttaacacacagacagagagaaaagaacggaagaggacagagagagggatcgagaggACCGACAGAAAGAGTTAGTCACCGGCGATGTCTACAGGCATGGAGATGGTCCTGCTGAGGGTTGGTGGGACTGTGGCTCCATCCTTCCCAGGATCTGGTGCGTCCTTCACGGCGGCCTCGCGGTCCTCCGCGGGCACGGTCAGGCTACTGAAACGCTTGCCGTGGCGCTGGGGGCTGGTGCGGGGCACGGGATGGGGGGACAGGGGCAGCAGGCGCAGGAGCTGCATCTCCTatagggaggacaggacaggggcatgggagaaagagagagagcgagagagcgagcggtTAGGGTCAATGAAGACAGGCTAGCGTTGAATTAGCAATGTTATAATTGAAAAGTGATTAGCGGTAGCGTTAGCGGTGAATGACTCAGTATGGTAGATGAAGTAACAAACAGAATGTCCATGTGTGGGTGCGTGTATGTTTGAGGATCTGGGTGGTATGATGAAtcgtggcactgtgtgtgtgtgtgtgtggcgcttGACTCACATGGCTAAAGAGCTCATTGGTGAGCCCTAGGTAGTTGTGCAGCGCCAGAACGGTTACTCTTTGGAGACGAACCATGATGATCTGCATGAGAAGACCGAGGGAGGAAAAGGTCACATGAACATCAAGAGAaaaaacacacatccacacctggtgacaaacacacacacacacacacacacaatgcagctTACCTGGACCACCCGCACCAGGCTCTCAGGGTACTTCTCGAAGATGGAGAGGAAGGCCTCGACGGGTAGACGCAGTACAGTGGACACCTCAGCCGCCCGCGCCGACACCGTCCTGTACGGCTTCTGGtgtccctgaaacacacacacagtgataagGTTCACACACACGCTCTCAGAATATACTGTAACTCAATATTGGTAACTTTACAGACATTTTGGAGACTTGAGACAAGTTCCTATTTTCAGCAGTAAAGGGAGGGGAAGTTTGTGTTGAGAGTGGTTCTCACATGCTAGCTAGTTGTACCTGAAACAAACACAATGACAAGGCCCTTTCAACGCTGTCCTatctaagtcagttaagaacaaatgcttattttacaCTGACGGCCTACTACCCCGGCCATTGCAGTGACTTGGgtgaagcttttttttttttaatgtcccTGTGACCCACGCACTAACAAAGAACTGGACTACTCAGCAAAATGTTTATAGTCACAAGCCAATAAGAGGGAACTAGCAGAACCCACCAGCAGAAAGCATTGCTTTAGAGACGTCTTCCACTTCCTTTTGTCAGCCGTAAAGCAAGGGTTCCAGGATGTTTGTGTCAGGTACTTTTCCCAAGTCTAAATATAGGAGTTAGACTCTAGCTACCAAATCCTCTTGACTCTAAAAGGGTCATGTGTTTAATCGTTCACTGTATACTTCCCATCAAGAGTAAAAGCGCACATAAGCC
This genomic window from Oncorhynchus kisutch isolate 150728-3 linkage group LG20, Okis_V2, whole genome shotgun sequence contains:
- the LOC109865304 gene encoding neuropathy target esterase isoform X4 encodes the protein MGQSTSEQEGQEHANASLDEGFNNIKAFVEEELQTSMMMGMVIGAGIAIILIAILIFFMLRRIQLRNLQAQEAPKYRFRKRDKVMFYGRKIMRKVSQSTSSLVGTASSTRPRLKKKQKMLNIAKKILRFKKEVPTLVAKEPPPSVLEADLTEFDVANSHLPSEVLYMLKNVRVLGHFEKPLFLELCKHMVFLQFQQGEYVFRPGQPDSSIYVVQDGKLELCLTGMDGKDGVVKEVYPGDSVHSLLSILDVITGHQKPYRTVSARAAEVSTVLRLPVEAFLSIFEKYPESLVRVVQIIMVRLQRVTVLALHNYLGLTNELFSHEMQLLRLLPLSPHPVPRTSPQRHGKRFSSLTVPAEDREAAVKDAPDPGKDGATVPPTLSRTISMPVDIAGMQKNLRSDFDMAYERGRISVSAEDGNTPPTYSRDQRERRVTVDEVPSGVYLYPEEEGGPDNQFSPGPGPVPGRPSPALFEEALKELLKLMRIEDPTLLNGRVTLHHAKAGTVLARQGDQDVSLHFVLSGCLHVYQRMIDKQDAVCLFVTQPGEMVGQLAVLTGEPLIFTIKANRDCTFLKISKSDFYEIMREQPSVVLSAAHTVAIRMSPFVRQMDFAIDWMAVEAGRALYRQEDQSDCTYIVLNGRLRSVIRKANGKKELVGEYGRGDLIGVVEALTRQPRATTVHAVRDTELVKLPEGTLNNIKRRYPQVVTRLIHLLGQKILGNLQQARGPFSGSALGLSSVASSPDVTNPASNLSTVAVLPICDEVPINAFNLELSHALSAIGPTLLLTSDIIRERLGASALDSIHEYRLSGWLAQQEDINRIVLYQTDSSMTPWTQRCIRQADCILIVGLGEQEPALGQLEQMLENTAVRALKQLVLLHKEDGSGPSRTVEWLNMRSWCSGHLHLRCPRRVFSRRSPSKLREVYEKVCEKTADRHSDFSRLARVLTGNSIALVLGGGGARGCSHVGVIKAMEEAGIPIDIVGGTSIGSFIGALYAEERSAVRTKQRAREWSKAMNSVFKTILDLTYPITSMFTGAAFNTSISKVFQDKQAEDLWLPYFNVTTDITASAMRVHQDGSLWRYVRASASYTPYLPPLCDPKDGHLLVDGCYVNNVPGQSSKFKPRPVSTPKRSGRSCS